A window of the Burkholderia sp. 9120 genome harbors these coding sequences:
- a CDS encoding transglycosylase SLT domain-containing protein — translation MHGTALADCIDDAAAFQHVNVSLMRGIAQVESGMQPNRINTNSNGTTDIGLMQINSSWLPVLAREGISEQSLFDPCTNAYVGAWILSENIRQFGPNWNAVGAYNAASPDKRLSYARKVYDAVQSISASPDSSMPILPPSFTPPQTYSPFTSLEITPVQSGRPRAAAPAGTATAANGATGVTGASSTIAASAAYNFGWTVTGADQAKPMQVFDDGSKVFVQFVDMKHIPSIFAETPNGRVLLRWDLQFPYAVIARPEQTLIFQSGTFEARASRTPGAAQSKASVASRDAVPTAAPTSASSPLSTPTSRDQKTARAASTDALWYVGSPTTSKPQPQANTAQAVPLQAATEPPSAPSSVPAAKAKPAPSTDALWYINAK, via the coding sequence ATGCATGGCACAGCGCTAGCCGATTGCATCGACGACGCCGCGGCGTTTCAACACGTCAACGTGAGTTTGATGCGCGGTATTGCGCAGGTCGAGTCGGGCATGCAGCCGAATCGCATCAATACCAACAGCAATGGCACGACCGATATCGGACTGATGCAAATCAACAGTTCATGGCTGCCGGTGCTGGCGCGCGAGGGCATTAGCGAACAAAGCCTGTTCGATCCTTGCACCAACGCTTATGTGGGCGCGTGGATTCTGTCGGAGAACATTCGCCAGTTCGGGCCGAACTGGAACGCCGTCGGGGCCTACAACGCGGCGTCGCCCGATAAGCGCCTGAGCTATGCGCGCAAGGTCTATGATGCGGTTCAATCCATCTCCGCTTCGCCGGATTCATCCATGCCTATTCTCCCGCCTTCCTTTACGCCGCCGCAGACTTACAGCCCGTTCACGAGCCTCGAAATCACGCCCGTGCAGAGCGGCCGTCCCCGCGCCGCCGCGCCGGCCGGCACGGCTACCGCCGCGAATGGCGCAACCGGCGTAACCGGCGCGAGTTCCACGATTGCGGCCTCGGCGGCGTACAACTTCGGCTGGACCGTCACCGGCGCGGATCAGGCAAAGCCCATGCAGGTATTCGACGATGGCTCGAAGGTGTTCGTCCAGTTCGTCGATATGAAGCACATTCCGTCCATTTTCGCGGAGACGCCGAACGGGCGCGTGCTGCTGCGCTGGGATCTGCAATTCCCGTATGCCGTGATCGCGCGCCCGGAGCAGACGCTGATTTTCCAGAGCGGAACGTTCGAGGCGCGCGCGTCGCGTACGCCTGGCGCGGCGCAGTCGAAGGCCAGTGTTGCGAGCCGCGATGCGGTGCCGACTGCAGCGCCAACCTCGGCGTCAAGCCCGCTTTCTACGCCGACTAGCCGCGATCAGAAAACGGCCCGTGCGGCATCGACGGACGCGCTCTGGTATGTCGGCAGTCCGACGACGAGCAAGCCGCAGCCGCAGGCGAACACGGCGCAGGCGGTGCCGCTGCAAGCAGCGACGGAACCGCCGAGCGCGCCGTCGTCTGTGCCGGCGGCGAAGGCCAAGCCCGCTCCGTCGACTGATGCGCTTTGGTATATCAATGCCAAATGA
- a CDS encoding TetR/AcrR family transcriptional regulator translates to MISPKPAPDAARASEPKRERGRLRVAAILEAGVAVFTEKGYDAATMTEIAARSGTAIGSLYRFFPSKESLADALLLRYALHVQDGLADMARQVPDMTLEGVADAFVDFMLVLQSQRSFAVALVDARGGSADERTRFRVAMRGGIADILSEAIPGLSAAKAKVMAVVLLHMLKSVVITANEEPAMRALLLAEIRDLVRTYLGSAAGKKNE, encoded by the coding sequence ATGATCTCGCCTAAGCCTGCCCCAGACGCCGCCCGCGCTTCGGAACCCAAACGGGAAAGGGGGCGTCTGCGCGTAGCCGCGATCCTGGAAGCCGGGGTCGCCGTGTTCACCGAAAAAGGTTACGACGCCGCTACGATGACCGAGATCGCGGCGCGCTCCGGGACCGCGATCGGCTCGCTTTATCGATTCTTCCCCTCCAAGGAATCGCTCGCCGACGCGCTACTGTTGCGTTACGCGCTTCACGTCCAGGATGGACTGGCCGACATGGCCCGCCAGGTTCCCGACATGACGCTCGAGGGCGTGGCCGACGCGTTTGTTGACTTCATGCTGGTGCTTCAGTCGCAACGCAGTTTTGCGGTGGCTCTCGTGGATGCGCGTGGCGGCAGCGCCGACGAACGTACGCGGTTTCGCGTCGCGATGCGTGGCGGGATCGCGGATATCCTGAGCGAGGCGATACCCGGTCTGAGTGCCGCCAAGGCGAAAGTCATGGCGGTCGTGCTGCTCCACATGCTCAAGAGCGTGGTGATTACGGCCAACGAAGAACCGGCCATGCGGGCCCTGCTACTCGCTGAAATTCGCGACCTCGTGCGTACGTATCTCGGGTCTGCTGCGGGGAAAAAAAACGAATAG
- a CDS encoding PLP-dependent aminotransferase family protein produces the protein MARKPKTVELPSIGTLDRSAGQLGRQLAQALRHTVNRGDLKPGELLPSTRALATSLHVARGTVIEAFDQLIAEGFLTSQPRAGTRVAQALAPAANASERVSFVEPAPLTERARLFTQVARQFSVVPAAPFAVSVPVGPAAPDDIWRRLGNRLRARGPGAPAGYGDPQGARVLREAIADYVRKSRSVRCEADEVIITSGTQQGLYLSCQVLLDTDDSAWVEDPAYRGITAILESTGRPERMIRVPVDAEGMNVDAGIELDPHARAAFVTSSHQYPLGMPMSMARRSALLAWARANHAWIVEDDYDSELRYAGHPFPSLQGLDPNRVIYLGTFSKILFPSLRLGYAVVPKNLVEAFYGARVLMDRHPPNADQHVLAAFIAEGHLDRHIRRIRGVYADRRARIIETIERVLPSDVAWLQPSDQGMHMVLWLGGGVDDKRVASLAAESGVAVRAVSPMYAGGNGPMGLILGLGGFSDEEIEIATGHLARCIDTVARDTSRDIKTRPAKKTARRSA, from the coding sequence ATGGCCAGAAAGCCTAAAACCGTCGAGCTTCCGTCGATCGGCACGCTGGATCGGAGCGCCGGGCAACTCGGCCGCCAGCTCGCGCAGGCGCTGCGCCATACCGTCAATCGGGGCGACCTCAAGCCCGGCGAACTGCTGCCGTCCACGCGGGCGCTCGCCACGTCGCTGCACGTCGCGCGCGGCACCGTGATCGAGGCGTTCGATCAGTTGATCGCCGAGGGCTTTCTGACATCGCAACCGAGAGCCGGCACGCGCGTCGCGCAAGCGCTGGCGCCTGCTGCTAATGCAAGCGAGCGCGTTTCCTTCGTCGAGCCCGCGCCGCTCACGGAACGTGCCCGCCTGTTCACTCAGGTGGCGCGTCAATTTTCGGTCGTGCCGGCAGCGCCCTTCGCGGTTTCAGTGCCGGTCGGCCCCGCCGCGCCGGACGATATCTGGCGCCGGCTCGGCAACCGTCTGCGGGCTCGCGGGCCTGGCGCTCCCGCAGGTTACGGCGATCCGCAAGGCGCGCGCGTGCTTCGCGAAGCCATCGCCGATTACGTGAGGAAATCGCGCTCGGTCCGCTGCGAGGCCGACGAGGTGATCATCACGAGCGGCACGCAACAAGGCCTTTATCTGTCTTGCCAGGTGCTGCTGGATACCGACGACTCGGCGTGGGTGGAAGACCCCGCGTACCGGGGCATCACCGCGATTCTTGAAAGCACCGGCCGTCCTGAGCGCATGATCCGCGTGCCGGTCGACGCCGAAGGGATGAACGTCGATGCCGGTATCGAACTCGACCCGCACGCGCGCGCGGCATTCGTCACGTCGTCGCATCAGTACCCGCTCGGCATGCCGATGAGCATGGCCAGGCGCAGCGCTTTACTGGCCTGGGCCCGCGCGAATCATGCGTGGATCGTCGAGGACGATTACGACAGCGAGTTGCGTTACGCGGGACATCCGTTTCCGTCGCTCCAGGGGCTCGACCCGAATCGGGTGATTTACCTCGGCACGTTTAGCAAGATCCTGTTTCCGTCGTTGCGGCTGGGTTACGCCGTGGTGCCGAAGAACCTGGTCGAGGCGTTCTACGGCGCACGCGTGCTGATGGATCGCCATCCGCCGAATGCCGATCAGCATGTGCTCGCGGCATTTATCGCGGAGGGTCATCTGGACCGTCATATCCGGCGCATTCGTGGTGTGTATGCAGACCGCCGCGCGCGAATCATCGAGACGATCGAACGCGTGTTGCCCAGCGACGTTGCGTGGCTACAGCCGTCCGATCAGGGAATGCATATGGTGCTGTGGCTGGGTGGCGGCGTCGACGACAAACGGGTCGCGTCGCTAGCCGCTGAAAGCGGCGTTGCCGTGCGGGCGGTGTCCCCCATGTATGCGGGCGGCAACGGGCCCATGGGTTTGATCCTGGGCCTGGGCGGCTTCAGTGACGAAGAGATTGAGATCGCCACCGGCCATCTCGCGCGATGCATCGACACCGTGGCGCGCGACACGTCCCGTGACATAAAAACCCGGCCGGCGAAAAAAACGGCGCGGCGTAGTGCCTGA
- a CDS encoding FMN-binding negative transcriptional regulator yields the protein MYIPSQFNEPRAEVLNALIAEHPFGTLFSHGKSGMDANHLPFELNANEKTHGVLKAHVARANPLWQELSNGDDVLVVFRAGDAYISPSWYPSKHEFHKQVPTWNYRVVHAHGRITIHDDERYVRGLVARLTRVHEASQPSPWQMTDSASDYIDAMLKAIVGIEIEITQLVGKIKLGQNKDARDIHGAGAALSEQGEHAIGDAMLAYAARKAE from the coding sequence ATGTACATCCCCAGTCAATTCAACGAACCGCGCGCCGAGGTGCTGAATGCACTGATCGCGGAGCACCCGTTTGGCACACTGTTTTCGCACGGCAAGAGCGGCATGGACGCAAATCACCTGCCATTCGAACTGAACGCCAATGAAAAAACGCACGGCGTCCTCAAAGCGCACGTGGCCCGTGCCAATCCACTCTGGCAGGAGTTAAGCAATGGCGACGACGTACTCGTGGTGTTTCGCGCGGGCGATGCCTATATTTCCCCATCGTGGTATCCGAGCAAGCACGAGTTTCACAAGCAGGTACCGACGTGGAATTACCGCGTGGTGCACGCGCACGGCCGCATCACGATCCACGACGATGAGCGCTACGTGCGCGGACTGGTCGCGCGCCTGACGCGCGTTCATGAGGCGTCGCAGCCGAGCCCGTGGCAAATGACGGATAGCGCGAGCGACTATATCGATGCGATGCTGAAGGCGATTGTCGGCATCGAGATCGAGATTACGCAACTGGTCGGCAAGATCAAGCTGGGCCAGAATAAAGACGCACGGGATATCCACGGTGCGGGCGCGGCGCTTAGTGAGCAGGGCGAGCATGCGATCGGCGATGCCATGCTGGCCTATGCCGCGAGAAAAGCGGAGTAA
- a CDS encoding GNAT family N-acetyltransferase encodes MSQSLFEIEGHRAIELVPADLPAVQTFLESNPGYFLSAEGCPPVATQAEEELASELPEGWAFSRKHAIGFIDSNHALRAFATIVSDLFADGVWHIGLFILATDGHGRGEARLLYQGLEAWLKASGAKWLRLGVIAGNARAERFWERNGFVESRRRHGVAMRHATHTIRVMIKPLGKAGLSEYRTLVSRDCPDAP; translated from the coding sequence TTGAGTCAAAGCCTGTTCGAAATAGAAGGCCATCGCGCCATTGAACTGGTTCCGGCCGACCTACCCGCCGTTCAAACGTTTCTGGAGAGCAACCCCGGGTATTTTTTATCGGCGGAAGGTTGTCCGCCGGTCGCGACGCAAGCCGAGGAAGAGTTGGCGAGCGAACTGCCGGAAGGATGGGCATTCAGTCGCAAGCACGCGATTGGTTTCATCGACTCGAACCACGCGTTGCGTGCGTTCGCCACGATCGTTTCGGATCTGTTTGCCGACGGCGTATGGCATATCGGCTTGTTCATCCTGGCTACCGACGGGCACGGCCGGGGAGAAGCACGCCTCTTGTACCAGGGACTTGAAGCCTGGCTGAAAGCGTCCGGCGCGAAGTGGTTGCGTCTCGGCGTGATAGCCGGCAACGCGCGGGCCGAACGTTTCTGGGAGCGGAACGGTTTCGTTGAAAGCCGCCGGCGGCACGGTGTTGCAATGAGGCATGCCACGCATACCATACGGGTCATGATCAAACCGCTGGGTAAGGCTGGCTTGAGCGAATACAGAACGCTCGTGAGCCGCGATTGTCCCGACGCGCCGTAG
- a CDS encoding linear amide C-N hydrolase: protein MLGADNAQSCTRVLYTGDEGLVITGRSMDWSEDMRSNLWVFPAGIERDGAAGPRSPHWTSKYGSVVVSGYEIGSVDGMNERGLVANALYLSETDYGKPDAKRAPLSISLWAQYALDNFATVAQALDVLSREPFQIIAPPLPNGKPLTIHLSLSDAQGDSAILEYLDGKLVIHHGKAFKIMTNSPIYSEQLALDTYWKGVGGLTFLPGTNRAADRFVRASFLLDAIPKQLDPNYIAGVPNRSYAYQAVAGVMSVMRSVSVPLGISTPDQPNLSSTIWRTVSDQKNLVYYFDSSTRPDTFWVSLHNLNLKPGAPVMKLTIDAGQVFSGEVSGSFVATPSFRFMSAPAP, encoded by the coding sequence ATGCTCGGCGCCGACAACGCGCAAAGCTGCACCCGAGTGCTCTATACCGGCGACGAAGGCCTCGTGATCACGGGCCGGTCGATGGACTGGTCCGAAGACATGCGCTCCAACTTGTGGGTTTTTCCTGCCGGCATTGAGCGCGACGGCGCGGCCGGCCCGCGCTCGCCGCACTGGACGTCGAAATACGGCAGCGTGGTGGTGTCTGGGTACGAGATCGGCAGCGTCGACGGAATGAACGAACGCGGGCTCGTGGCGAATGCGCTGTATCTGTCCGAGACCGATTACGGCAAGCCGGACGCGAAACGCGCGCCCTTATCGATCAGTCTCTGGGCGCAATACGCGCTCGACAATTTCGCCACCGTCGCGCAGGCGCTGGACGTGCTGAGCCGCGAGCCGTTTCAGATCATTGCGCCGCCGTTGCCGAACGGCAAACCGCTGACGATCCATCTTTCGTTATCCGACGCGCAGGGCGATTCGGCGATCCTTGAATACCTCGACGGCAAACTGGTGATTCATCACGGCAAGGCGTTCAAGATCATGACGAATTCGCCGATCTACAGCGAACAGCTCGCGCTCGATACCTACTGGAAAGGCGTGGGCGGTCTGACGTTTCTGCCGGGCACAAATCGCGCGGCCGACCGTTTCGTGCGGGCGTCGTTTCTACTCGACGCAATTCCGAAACAACTCGATCCGAACTACATTGCCGGCGTGCCGAACCGGTCGTATGCGTATCAGGCCGTGGCCGGCGTGATGAGTGTGATGCGATCCGTCAGCGTGCCGCTAGGCATTTCGACGCCGGACCAGCCGAACCTGTCGTCGACGATCTGGCGCACCGTGTCCGACCAGAAGAACCTCGTCTACTACTTCGATTCGTCGACGCGGCCGGACACGTTCTGGGTGTCGCTGCACAATCTGAATCTGAAACCGGGCGCGCCCGTGATGAAGCTGACTATCGACGCCGGGCAGGTTTTCTCCGGTGAAGTTTCGGGATCGTTCGTCGCGACGCCGTCGTTCAGATTCATGTCGGCGCCGGCGCCGTGA
- a CDS encoding retroviral-like aspartic protease family protein: MGLKRSVASRAALRLCVSGLAALIAGCGPSIPDEIKPAVDHYHLGSVAASDLTTPETSRALSQLARESCNQDAMGVLGAQLQSTGYRREAANALTQFVDQCGRADGFLDAAAQDLIAVSDYRAAAAIADRLVRTDNINPQFYFTRGRAHEGAQDYEKALADYMQAIALVPDLSTVNGDLFMRAADMQAKAGRYCEAISVIRIWTTSEPSHANFPQVNQQIAAYAAHQSCQSSYAAGNDTFARKAGSTILVKALVNGVSGTFIVDTGATYVLLTRNFARRAQVPLDTARPIQMTTVNGQRQALLSSASSIKVGRAEAERVELTVDGPAASSLGNGVDGLLGQSFLSRFQTQFTPTQWSIRPAALKR, from the coding sequence TTGGGATTAAAGCGAAGCGTTGCGAGCCGCGCCGCACTGCGCCTCTGCGTCAGCGGACTGGCTGCGCTGATAGCCGGTTGCGGCCCTTCCATTCCAGACGAGATCAAACCCGCCGTCGATCACTATCACCTCGGCTCCGTGGCGGCGAGCGATCTGACCACGCCGGAAACGTCGCGTGCGCTCTCGCAGCTAGCGCGGGAATCGTGCAATCAGGACGCCATGGGCGTGTTGGGCGCACAACTCCAAAGCACCGGCTACCGGCGCGAAGCGGCCAACGCACTGACCCAATTCGTGGACCAATGTGGCCGCGCGGACGGCTTTCTCGATGCCGCGGCGCAAGACCTCATTGCCGTGAGCGATTACCGCGCCGCCGCCGCAATCGCCGACCGTCTTGTGCGGACCGACAACATCAATCCGCAGTTCTACTTCACGCGCGGCCGCGCGCATGAAGGCGCGCAAGACTATGAAAAAGCGCTCGCGGACTACATGCAGGCCATCGCGCTCGTGCCTGATCTGTCGACAGTCAACGGCGACCTGTTCATGCGGGCCGCGGACATGCAGGCAAAAGCCGGACGCTATTGCGAAGCGATCAGCGTGATCCGCATATGGACGACTTCCGAGCCGAGTCATGCGAACTTCCCGCAGGTGAACCAGCAGATCGCGGCGTATGCGGCGCATCAGTCCTGCCAGTCTTCGTACGCTGCCGGCAACGACACATTCGCACGCAAGGCCGGCTCGACGATTCTCGTCAAGGCGCTCGTGAACGGGGTGAGCGGCACGTTTATCGTCGATACCGGCGCAACGTATGTGCTGTTGACGCGCAACTTCGCGCGCCGCGCCCAGGTGCCGCTTGACACCGCCCGCCCGATCCAGATGACGACGGTGAACGGGCAGCGGCAAGCGCTGTTGAGCTCGGCGTCGTCGATCAAGGTGGGGCGAGCCGAGGCTGAACGTGTCGAACTGACCGTGGACGGCCCGGCGGCGTCGTCGTTGGGAAATGGCGTGGACGGCTTGCTCGGGCAGTCGTTCCTGTCGCGGTTTCAGACGCAGTTCACGCCGACGCAGTGGTCGATCCGGCCGGCTGCGTTGAAGCGCTAG
- a CDS encoding PhzF family phenazine biosynthesis protein: MKLHRMLCFGRHEGTGNAAIVVEHSALAEAERLAFAREQNAAATVFVETNAAGETQLDYFYPHMRSPLCLHATLAASAVFFERNPAIQRTRFVTSLRKQVLDVTHLDPSLFVDVNPQRCPPLSVDVADAARLLQTDPANLIGLPRLASVGSAKLLVAVSDQSVLDALQPDLPAIVSWGREQGVSGLYVYCRLHDEVYAGRNFNHLEPHAEDAATGVAAGALASLLERNITLLQGDARGQPCTLQARYRNGMVQVGGRAERSGV; the protein is encoded by the coding sequence ATGAAACTCCATCGCATGCTTTGCTTTGGCCGTCATGAAGGAACCGGCAACGCGGCTATCGTGGTCGAGCATTCGGCTTTGGCGGAGGCCGAGCGCCTGGCGTTCGCCCGGGAACAGAACGCAGCGGCGACGGTGTTCGTCGAAACCAATGCGGCCGGCGAGACGCAACTGGACTATTTCTATCCGCACATGCGCAGCCCGCTTTGTCTGCATGCAACGCTCGCGGCCAGCGCGGTGTTCTTCGAGCGCAATCCGGCTATTCAGCGAACCCGGTTCGTGACCAGCCTGCGTAAGCAGGTACTTGATGTCACGCATCTCGACCCGAGCCTCTTCGTCGACGTGAATCCGCAGCGTTGCCCGCCGCTGAGTGTCGACGTCGCCGACGCGGCGCGCCTGCTTCAGACCGATCCGGCTAATCTGATCGGCTTGCCGAGGCTCGCGTCGGTGGGCAGCGCCAAGCTGTTGGTGGCAGTAAGCGATCAATCCGTGCTCGACGCATTGCAGCCCGATCTCCCGGCTATCGTCAGTTGGGGACGGGAGCAGGGCGTGTCGGGCTTATACGTGTATTGCCGTCTGCATGACGAGGTCTACGCGGGCCGCAATTTCAATCATCTCGAACCCCACGCGGAAGACGCGGCGACGGGTGTGGCGGCCGGTGCGCTGGCATCTTTACTCGAGCGAAACATCACCTTGCTGCAGGGCGACGCACGCGGCCAACCCTGTACGCTGCAGGCTCGCTACAGGAATGGCATGGTGCAGGTGGGCGGTCGGGCGGAGCGAAGCGGGGTTTGA
- a CDS encoding SDR family oxidoreductase: MADHSIKGKVVLIAGGAKNLGGLIARDLARQGAAAVAIHYNSASSKAAADETVAAIEAAGARAAAFQADLTHASAVEKLFADTIAAVGKPDIAINTVGKVLKKPFVEITEAEYDEMSAVNAKSAFFFLKEAGKNVNDHGKVVTLVTSLLGAYTPFYAAYEGTKAPVEHFTRAASKEFGQRGISVNAIGPGPMDTPFFYPAEGEEAVAYHKTAAALSSFSKTGLTDIEDVIPFIRHLVSDGWWITGQTILINGGYTTK; this comes from the coding sequence ATGGCTGACCATTCAATCAAAGGGAAGGTCGTTCTGATCGCCGGTGGCGCGAAAAATCTCGGCGGCCTGATCGCGCGGGATCTGGCCCGGCAAGGCGCCGCCGCGGTGGCGATTCACTACAACAGCGCGTCGAGCAAAGCCGCGGCCGATGAAACCGTGGCCGCCATCGAAGCAGCCGGCGCGCGAGCGGCCGCGTTTCAGGCCGATCTGACCCACGCGAGCGCCGTCGAAAAGCTATTCGCCGACACGATCGCGGCGGTGGGCAAACCCGACATCGCGATCAATACCGTCGGCAAAGTACTCAAGAAGCCTTTCGTGGAAATCACCGAGGCGGAATACGACGAGATGAGCGCGGTCAACGCGAAATCCGCGTTCTTCTTTCTGAAAGAGGCGGGCAAGAACGTCAACGATCATGGCAAGGTGGTGACGCTCGTCACGTCGTTGCTCGGAGCGTACACGCCATTTTATGCCGCCTACGAAGGCACCAAGGCGCCGGTCGAACATTTCACGCGGGCGGCGTCGAAGGAATTCGGGCAGCGCGGCATTTCGGTCAATGCGATTGGACCGGGTCCGATGGACACGCCGTTCTTCTATCCCGCCGAAGGCGAAGAGGCGGTGGCGTATCACAAGACCGCCGCGGCGCTGTCGTCGTTCTCCAAAACCGGTCTGACGGATATTGAAGACGTGATCCCGTTCATTCGTCACCTGGTTAGCGACGGATGGTGGATCACCGGTCAAACCATTCTGATCAACGGTGGCTACACCACGAAGTAA
- a CDS encoding LysR family transcriptional regulator, whose product MDKLDQLRIFVQVADMGSFIKAANALDLPRASVSAAVQELESSLATRLLHRTTRRVQLTADGVQLLDRVRPLLGDVEDIYSLFQTRQKEVSGRLSVDVPSRIARRLIAPALPGFLRRYPRLQLGLGSTDRAIDLVHEGVDCVVRAGNLNDSSLVVHPLGHFAVINCASPDYLRAKGAPGLPDELAQGHEMVGYASPTTAREQPWEFLVEGELRSVAVASQVVVNNAESYIACCLAGVGLIQIPRFDVQHLLDRGELVEVMPDFRAAAMPVSLLYPHRRQRSRRLNAFIEWFEALIRPQLEAHT is encoded by the coding sequence ATGGATAAACTCGACCAGCTTCGTATCTTCGTCCAGGTCGCGGACATGGGGAGTTTCATCAAGGCCGCCAACGCGCTGGATCTGCCGCGCGCGTCGGTGTCGGCGGCGGTGCAGGAACTCGAATCGAGCCTCGCGACGCGGCTTCTCCATCGCACCACGCGGCGCGTGCAGCTCACCGCCGACGGCGTTCAATTGCTCGATCGCGTACGTCCCTTGCTGGGCGATGTGGAAGACATCTACTCACTGTTTCAGACGCGCCAGAAAGAAGTGTCCGGCCGCTTGAGCGTCGACGTTCCCAGCCGGATCGCCCGCCGTTTGATTGCCCCCGCGTTGCCCGGTTTCCTGCGACGTTATCCGCGTTTGCAATTGGGACTGGGATCGACCGATCGCGCAATCGACCTCGTTCATGAAGGCGTGGATTGCGTCGTTCGGGCGGGCAATCTCAACGACAGCAGTCTCGTGGTGCATCCGTTAGGCCATTTCGCCGTGATCAATTGCGCGAGCCCCGATTATCTCCGCGCGAAAGGCGCACCGGGCCTGCCGGACGAACTCGCGCAAGGGCATGAAATGGTGGGCTATGCGTCGCCGACCACCGCGCGGGAACAGCCTTGGGAATTCCTGGTTGAAGGCGAACTCCGTAGCGTTGCCGTGGCTTCGCAAGTCGTCGTTAACAATGCCGAAAGTTATATCGCCTGCTGTCTCGCGGGAGTCGGGCTGATTCAGATTCCGCGCTTCGATGTGCAGCACTTGCTGGATCGTGGCGAACTGGTTGAAGTGATGCCTGACTTTCGCGCGGCGGCCATGCCCGTTTCGTTGTTGTATCCGCACCGGCGTCAACGGTCGCGGCGGCTGAATGCATTTATCGAATGGTTCGAGGCGTTGATTCGGCCGCAGCTCGAAGCGCACACGTAG
- a CDS encoding methyl-accepting chemotaxis protein gives MTIKLKLRLLMLVTLLAIGFGTVVTSIGFSSVSNAQAASHRLEKQARGLAEIKGSALSTIELDPTTDDTKKVFTDAERNVSKWSGVILPLFESPEQQDRFSKVIAAWTSYDQKSRQLIDLAAHDSKAANDQVTALYHSDFQPLQASIEQIIDEANKQAEQRDAAATLTSTNAVRTVVAVMVLVLALVVGWIMVLSRSIQRALLGIQGTLQQASESLDMTLRAPVQGRDEIGQTASAFNQLMDRIKGVMTEVRDSVASVSTASKEIAAGNTDLSSRTEQQAASLQETAASMEELTGTVRQNAENARQASGLAANASNIAGHGSQVVTNVVGTMTEISQSSSKIADIIGIIDGIAFQTNILALNAAVEAARAGEQGRGFAVVAGEVRTLAQRSASAAKEIKDLIHASTTHVSVGTELVGQAGATMRDIIAAVTRVTDIMGEIAAASDEQSKGIDQVGQAVTQMDEVTQQNAALVEQAAAAAQSLDDQAAKLHSAVTVFRL, from the coding sequence ATGACGATTAAGTTGAAGCTTCGGCTGCTCATGCTGGTCACGCTGCTTGCCATCGGTTTCGGCACCGTGGTGACGTCGATCGGATTTAGTTCGGTCAGCAATGCGCAAGCTGCCTCGCATCGGCTGGAGAAACAGGCGCGGGGTCTCGCGGAGATCAAGGGCAGCGCGCTGTCCACCATCGAACTCGATCCAACTACCGACGACACCAAAAAAGTATTTACGGATGCCGAACGAAATGTCAGCAAGTGGTCAGGCGTCATCCTGCCGCTGTTCGAATCGCCCGAGCAACAGGATCGATTCAGCAAGGTGATCGCGGCGTGGACCTCGTACGATCAGAAGTCGCGTCAACTGATCGACCTGGCCGCTCACGATTCCAAGGCGGCGAACGACCAGGTGACCGCGCTCTATCACTCCGACTTCCAGCCGCTTCAGGCGTCGATCGAACAGATCATCGACGAGGCGAACAAGCAGGCCGAACAACGCGATGCGGCCGCTACCCTCACCAGCACGAATGCGGTCCGCACGGTGGTCGCGGTGATGGTGCTGGTACTGGCGCTGGTGGTCGGCTGGATCATGGTGCTGTCGCGTTCGATTCAGCGGGCGCTGCTCGGCATTCAGGGCACGCTGCAGCAGGCGAGCGAATCGCTCGATATGACGCTGCGCGCGCCGGTTCAAGGCAGGGATGAAATCGGCCAGACGGCGAGCGCATTCAACCAGTTGATGGACCGTATCAAAGGCGTCATGACGGAAGTGCGGGATTCGGTCGCGTCGGTCAGCACCGCGTCGAAGGAAATCGCTGCCGGCAATACCGATCTGTCCTCGCGCACGGAACAGCAGGCGGCCTCGTTGCAGGAAACCGCGGCGAGTATGGAAGAGTTGACCGGCACAGTGCGGCAGAACGCGGAGAACGCGCGTCAGGCGAGCGGTCTGGCCGCGAATGCTTCCAACATCGCGGGGCATGGCAGTCAGGTCGTCACGAACGTGGTCGGCACGATGACCGAGATCAGCCAGAGCTCGTCGAAGATCGCGGACATCATCGGCATCATCGACGGCATTGCGTTTCAGACCAATATTCTCGCGTTGAACGCCGCGGTCGAAGCGGCGCGCGCCGGCGAACAGGGCCGGGGTTTCGCGGTCGTGGCCGGTGAAGTGCGCACGCTGGCGCAGCGTTCGGCATCCGCCGCGAAGGAGATCAAGGACCTGATCCATGCGTCCACGACGCATGTGAGCGTGGGCACTGAACTGGTGGGGCAGGCTGGGGCGACCATGCGCGACATCATCGCCGCCGTGACGCGTGTGACCGACATCATGGGCGAGATTGCCGCGGCGTCGGATGAACAGAGCAAGGGTATCGACCAGGTCGGTCAGGCTGTGACGCAGATGGACGAGGTGACGCAGCAGAACGCGGCGCTCGTGGAGCAGGCGGCGGCCGCGGCGCAATCGCTGGACGATCAGGCGGCCAAGCTGCACTCGGCGGTGACGGTTTTCCGGTTATAG